In Bacteroidota bacterium, the following proteins share a genomic window:
- a CDS encoding peptide MFS transporter codes for MFKGHPKGLYVLFFANMGERFGYYTMIAIFILYLQAKFGFSVQESGRVYGTFLFGVYFAPIFGGWLADNVLGYGKTIVIGIILMILGYLLLAKPGMNPAFVYIALSVICLGTGLFKGNLQALNGNLYDDPRYSSLRDSAFNIFYMGINVGAFFAPSAATGIRNYFLHNNGFTYNVKLPELAHQYINGTLANTSELTRFATAQLGHVPSDMTTFCHRYIDSLSCSYNAGFGIAAVSILASLAIFLGFRKYYKYADVTQKEKIKNHEENLVQLTPEQTRNRFKALGLVFFVVIFFWMAFHQNGFTLTLFAKNYTYQTVGKATYTLFDLAALLPIIAAIIGLILVVLRSTKKLTKFIGGFLFFAGLALAYIAIDKFSDHMPITAELFQQFNPIFIVFLTPLVVGIFGALNRKGKEPSSSKKIAIGMVLAAAGFGIMVLASQGLPSPCAINQGVSNVLVTPYWLISTYFMLTIAELMLSPMGISFVSKVSPPKYKGLMQGGWFAATAVGNLLAGFIGPLWAKWPLWQFFMLLVVAALLSATFMFAISNKLEEAAKS; via the coding sequence ATGTTTAAAGGGCATCCAAAAGGATTATATGTATTATTTTTTGCGAACATGGGGGAACGTTTTGGCTATTATACCATGATTGCAATTTTCATTTTGTACCTGCAGGCCAAATTCGGCTTTAGCGTTCAGGAATCTGGCCGTGTATATGGTACTTTTTTATTTGGGGTTTATTTCGCACCAATCTTTGGAGGTTGGCTGGCTGATAATGTTTTAGGTTATGGGAAAACCATTGTAATAGGAATCATTTTAATGATTCTGGGATACTTGTTACTGGCAAAACCCGGAATGAATCCTGCTTTCGTTTATATCGCACTGTCGGTTATCTGCCTGGGTACCGGTTTATTTAAGGGCAATCTTCAGGCCCTGAACGGGAACCTTTACGACGATCCCCGTTACAGCTCCCTGCGCGACTCGGCTTTCAATATTTTTTACATGGGAATAAATGTGGGAGCTTTCTTTGCACCTTCAGCTGCAACCGGCATTCGTAATTATTTCCTTCATAACAACGGGTTTACTTACAACGTAAAACTTCCAGAACTGGCCCATCAGTATATCAACGGGACCCTGGCCAACACTTCAGAACTAACCCGTTTTGCCACAGCCCAGCTGGGACATGTACCCTCCGACATGACAACATTCTGCCACCGTTATATTGATTCATTGAGTTGTTCGTATAACGCAGGTTTTGGCATCGCTGCAGTCAGCATACTTGCTTCTTTGGCCATTTTCCTCGGTTTTAGAAAATATTACAAATATGCTGATGTTACCCAGAAAGAGAAAATTAAAAATCACGAAGAGAACCTCGTACAACTGACGCCTGAACAAACCAGAAACCGTTTCAAAGCACTGGGACTGGTCTTTTTCGTGGTCATATTCTTCTGGATGGCCTTTCACCAAAATGGTTTTACACTTACACTTTTTGCCAAAAACTATACATACCAGACTGTGGGTAAAGCCACTTATACACTTTTCGATCTGGCAGCCTTATTGCCTATCATTGCAGCCATTATTGGTTTGATATTGGTAGTTCTGCGAAGTACAAAAAAATTAACCAAATTTATCGGCGGATTTTTATTTTTCGCAGGTTTGGCGCTGGCTTACATTGCCATCGACAAATTTAGTGACCACATGCCCATCACAGCCGAACTCTTTCAGCAGTTTAATCCCATATTCATAGTATTTCTGACTCCTTTGGTCGTAGGTATCTTCGGAGCCTTGAACCGTAAGGGCAAAGAACCCAGTTCGTCTAAAAAAATCGCAATCGGGATGGTACTTGCTGCAGCAGGTTTCGGAATCATGGTCCTGGCTTCGCAAGGTTTGCCCAGTCCTTGCGCCATCAACCAAGGAGTTTCAAATGTTCTGGTTACCCCCTACTGGTTAATCAGCACCTACTTCATGCTCACCATCGCAGAACTGATGCTGAGCCCTATGGGTATTTCCTTTGTTTCAAAAGTGTCGCCGCCTAAATATAAAGGCCTGATGCAGGGCGGATGGTTTGCAGCTACCGCTGTGGGCAACCTTTTGGCCGGTTTCATCGGCCCGCTTTGGGCAAAATGGCCACTCTGGCAATTCTTTATGTTGCTTGTTGTCGCCGCCTTATTATCAGCAACTTTCATGTTTGCCATCAGCAACAAATTGGAAGAAGCTGCAAAATCATAA
- a CDS encoding DUF4831 family protein codes for MIKSCYKWLLLAAIFSGCNSTQSIKVVRVNDASRLSENSFLYALPENVVNVQAKITKNYVKRGPYYKYADKYLGIKNVPVKDSVYWTVSNVGLSDGAQCDVNQYFMVTLSGDKPFAYRQLFDLCKNGLIFDINHIEASNAVSVNLADKNPGYGNILFKELSMNSNMAEENDTLYETVLTDSTFNRIPIIKKSEVIKTFEEKASEAANVIYKIRKKRLKLVSGGYKSLPAGNTLSTCLEELSRIEKEYMALFIGKTITEDHIYHFTYVPQAQKLDEAVDLFYFSNAEGIVDKNTEGRPISLFISSKERTGRLDTLSRNEPLQLKAKNEIFYRIPDKALIELRDGNNVLASKEIYISQYGVIVRMPLSMFAR; via the coding sequence ATGATAAAAAGTTGTTATAAGTGGTTGCTGTTGGCAGCAATTTTTAGCGGTTGCAATTCAACCCAAAGCATAAAAGTTGTACGTGTTAACGATGCTTCCCGGTTGTCTGAAAACTCTTTCCTTTACGCTTTGCCTGAAAATGTGGTGAATGTGCAGGCAAAAATTACTAAAAACTATGTAAAAAGGGGGCCTTATTATAAATATGCAGATAAATACCTGGGCATCAAAAATGTTCCGGTTAAAGATTCTGTTTATTGGACTGTTTCGAATGTCGGACTCAGCGATGGAGCGCAGTGTGATGTCAACCAGTACTTTATGGTTACCCTGTCCGGAGACAAACCTTTTGCCTATCGCCAATTGTTTGATCTCTGCAAAAATGGATTGATTTTCGATATTAACCATATTGAAGCTTCAAATGCTGTTTCGGTCAACTTGGCCGATAAAAATCCGGGATATGGGAATATCCTCTTTAAAGAACTTTCGATGAACAGCAATATGGCCGAAGAAAATGACACTTTATATGAAACAGTGCTTACAGATTCTACCTTTAACCGGATTCCTATTATAAAAAAGTCGGAGGTGATCAAGACATTTGAAGAAAAGGCTTCGGAAGCAGCCAATGTCATTTACAAAATCAGGAAGAAGCGGTTGAAGCTGGTTTCGGGGGGATATAAATCATTGCCGGCCGGGAATACCCTTTCAACCTGCCTGGAAGAGTTGAGCCGTATTGAAAAGGAATACATGGCCTTATTTATTGGCAAGACCATCACGGAGGATCACATTTATCATTTCACCTATGTTCCCCAGGCTCAAAAGCTGGACGAGGCTGTAGACCTTTTTTATTTCTCAAATGCAGAAGGTATTGTAGACAAAAACACGGAAGGACGTCCAATTTCTCTTTTTATCAGCAGTAAAGAAAGAACAGGCAGATTAGACACTCTTTCGAGAAATGAACCGCTTCAGTTGAAAGCCAAAAATGAAATTTTTTACCGCATTCCTGATAAGGCATTGATTGAATTAAGGGACGGAAATAATGTCCTGGCCAGTAAGGAAATTTATATTTCACAATATGGGGTAATTGTCAGAATGCCTTTAAGCATGTTTGCCAGATAA
- a CDS encoding NAD(P)H-hydrate dehydratase, with amino-acid sequence MKIFKIRQIRDIDAYTIEHEPVSSVDLMERAAVACFHWLKENMDCNRPVKIIVGPGNNGGDGLALARMLILDNRQVKVFIPQISEKFSHDAMVNYQRLMDLKPEAVVTLGDAGQFPDILPEDIVIDALFGSGLSRPLSGLAAEIVDKLNNSSAVVVAIDIPSGLQGDINCGDADSHIVKASHTLSFQFPKLSFFLPENEVYVGRFHVLDIGLHPEMIKNLDTDYYFPESQDISSCLKNRRKFSHKGNFGHALLISGRYGQMGAAVMASRACLRAGVGLLTVQVPRCGYNIMQSTVPEAMVKADRHKNYLSLFPALDSYSAIGVGPGIGLDMLTKKMFFDLLHAAKAPLVIDADAINILGDEKEWLNFLPTNTVLTPHPKEFERITQACSNSAERHRLQVEFARKYGVVVVLKGANTIIACPDGRCFINSTGNPGMATAGSGDTLTGIILSLLAQGYASWQAAVIGVYIHGLAGDLAAQAVGQEAMIASDIINHLGKAFIYLHKNEKNDKKLL; translated from the coding sequence ATGAAGATTTTTAAGATACGACAAATCAGGGATATTGATGCTTATACCATTGAACATGAACCGGTTTCTTCGGTCGATTTAATGGAAAGGGCTGCTGTTGCATGTTTTCATTGGTTAAAGGAGAACATGGATTGCAACCGGCCTGTTAAAATTATTGTTGGCCCCGGCAATAACGGCGGAGATGGACTTGCATTGGCCCGTATGTTGATTTTGGACAACAGGCAAGTAAAAGTCTTTATACCCCAAATATCAGAAAAGTTTTCGCATGATGCAATGGTGAATTATCAACGGCTGATGGACTTGAAACCAGAGGCGGTGGTAACTTTGGGCGATGCCGGCCAATTTCCTGATATACTTCCTGAAGATATTGTAATTGATGCACTTTTTGGCTCCGGATTGTCGAGGCCTCTGTCCGGACTGGCTGCAGAAATTGTTGATAAGTTAAATAATAGTTCCGCTGTGGTCGTTGCAATTGACATTCCTTCAGGACTTCAGGGTGATATAAATTGTGGCGATGCCGACAGCCATATTGTAAAAGCCAGTCATACCCTGTCTTTTCAGTTTCCAAAACTTTCCTTTTTCTTACCCGAGAATGAAGTTTATGTTGGCAGGTTTCACGTTCTGGATATAGGGCTTCACCCTGAAATGATCAAAAATCTGGATACAGATTATTATTTCCCGGAGTCGCAGGATATCAGTTCCTGTCTGAAAAACAGAAGAAAATTTTCGCACAAGGGTAATTTCGGCCATGCACTTTTAATTTCTGGCAGGTATGGACAGATGGGGGCTGCAGTAATGGCTTCCCGAGCCTGCTTGAGGGCAGGGGTGGGGCTGTTGACCGTGCAGGTCCCCCGTTGCGGATATAATATCATGCAAAGCACTGTGCCGGAAGCCATGGTAAAGGCCGACAGGCATAAAAATTATTTGTCGCTTTTCCCTGCCCTGGATTCATATTCTGCCATTGGAGTAGGACCGGGCATAGGTTTGGACATGCTGACCAAAAAGATGTTTTTTGATTTGCTTCATGCAGCCAAAGCTCCGTTGGTGATTGACGCCGATGCCATTAATATTCTTGGGGACGAGAAAGAGTGGCTGAATTTTTTGCCCACCAATACGGTACTTACTCCCCATCCTAAAGAATTTGAACGGATCACTCAGGCATGTTCAAATTCGGCCGAAAGGCATCGGCTTCAGGTAGAATTTGCCCGGAAATATGGGGTTGTTGTGGTTCTTAAAGGAGCTAACACGATTATTGCCTGCCCTGACGGAAGATGTTTTATTAATTCAACAGGAAATCCGGGCATGGCTACTGCCGGAAGCGGTGATACCCTTACCGGAATTATTCTTTCCTTGCTTGCTCAGGGGTATGCCTCCTGGCAGGCTGCAGTTATTGGTGTATATATTCATGGACTTGCCGGTGACCTGGCCGCTCAGGCTGTGGGACAGGAAGCCATGATCGCTTCTGATATTATCAATCATTTAGGAAAAGCTTTTATTTATTTACATAAAAATGAGAAGAATGATAAAAAGTTGTTATAA